The genomic DNA AACGAATTATGTGAAAGCCAAATTGAGTTTCTACTAAATTTGTGTCCACCTCTCCAACATTCAAAGCATATACAGCCTTTTCAAACTCTTTTACCATCATCCCCCTACCAAACCAACCCAAATCTCCGCCAGTTTTTGAAGTTCCGTCTGAACCAAACTCTTCTGCCAATGTTCCAAAATCTTCACCAGCCAAAACTCTCTTTAATATGGAGTTTGCCTGAGCTTTTACAGTTGCACTCGTCTCTGGATCTCCAACTTGAAATAATATGTGACGAGCCTTTACCTCTTCATCTCCAAATTCTGCCCACTCTTCATTTGTACTTTCTGCAAAAAACTTAGCAACTTTTTGCTCCAAAACTATTGGTGTGATTATTTTTTTTGTATAAGTGTCTAAATCCCAACCATACTTTTCTTTCAAATTTTTCTCTGCCTCCTCCTCACTTGCAAACTGCAAAACTAACTCTTTTTTTACATTAGCCACCTCTTCATCTGTCACTTCCACATCATTTTCTTTTGCAAAATTAGCTACAAAACGATTTGCCAAAAGTCTCTCCAAAACCTGATTTGACACATCATCGTCTGATACTGGTGGAAAACCTTCCGGTTGTTGTGAATAAAATAATTTTAAAGTTCTTATATCCTCAATATAATCATAATAACTTATATTCAATCCATTAATTGACGCAACTGGAATATTTAAACTTTTTGAAAATGCACGCACCATAGTATTATCTTGTAAATTATAAACTCCCCGAATAACAAAAATTAATGATAAAAAAAATACTAACACAAACACACCTGCTATACCCATAAGAAAAAACTTTTTATTTTTTAGACTGACAGGGCTAACTACTTTTTTACTAACTACTTTCTCTTCTTTTTCCATAATATTTTAATTAACTAATAATTTCTAAATCACTCTATACTCTTGTTTGTAAAATAATACCACCATTTCAAAGGATTATGCAAGACCTTTCTATTTTCAGTATCATATTCATTTTTATTTTCGTTTTCAAAATCTTCATGATTATTAAAAAAAACTATCTTTTCACCCTCTTCTTGCATATTCAATTCTGTACGCGCTTTCTCTTCCACAAAACTATTACTCATAACATAAGAAAGTATCTCCATTGATTCTAGTTTTTTACTTTCCAATCCTGCTATTTCTTTTTCCAAAGATTCTATTTCTCTTTTTATCTTAAAATCCTGATAAAAACCTTTTGCATAAACAAAAAAAACAAAACAAACTATCAAAATTAAGCCAAACAAAAAAAGTTTAGTCGCAAAAAAACCACTCCACAATTTACCACTTTTCCTACGCATAAATATAAATTATTCTTGTGTATCAGTATCGATAAAACCTCTATTTTTTAACTCCTCTCTTGTGTTTAAATAAACTCTTTTAAGCTCTTCGTCCTCCAAAATATTGATCGCACTATTTTGGACTTGTTCCTGTTTTTTTAGACCTCTCAAATTTTCGTGTCTAAACTCATTTATTTTTTGCTGAATAATTACAGGCTCTTTTATCTTTTTTACAACAATTTGAACACTTCCAGCTGCTGTTTGAATAGTCACATCTCCATAACGAAAAATAGTTCCAGCAATTCCTTTTACCCTTCCAGAAACACCCTCCACCTGATCGTACAAAACCTCGGAAATAACTTTGTCAAAAATAGCGCGTCTATTTATATCAATTATCCTATAATTTGTAATTATACAAGTATCCTTTCTCCACATATAAAGTCCACGAGCCCAAAACATAGCAGAAAACCAAATAAGAATTACAAATACAATACTCCCCCAAATTCCATAAGAAAAAAGCCAGAACATAAGAAAGAAAGCCAAAATTAAGAAAAATAAACCACCCAACCACATCCAAAAAAGTGTAAGAGCGTGCCTACGAAGAGATAGTAAAATCTCTTCATCGTGTTTTAAATTAATTTTTTTTGTATTCATATTTATTTTTTAAATCTTAATTCTTTTTTAATTACTTCTCTGTCATCCCAATCAATCTTTTTACCATTCTCTACTACTATTGCCTGTTCACTACCTTTTCCAGTGACTAAAATTAAATCTCCTTTTTTTACCAAGTTTACTGCTTTTTGTATTGCTTCTCCTCTATCCAAAATTTCAAACAAATTTTTATCGAGTTTTTTGCCAGATTTTTTTGCACCTCCTGAAACTTGTTTTATTATCTCCATTGGATCTTCATCATAAGGATCTTCGTTCGTCACAATACAAATATCTGCATTCCTACCAACCAATTCTCCAATTGGCCCTCTTCGGGATCTATCCCGCCCACCACCTGCTGAACCACAAACATGGATTATGCGTTTTGGTTTCAAAACTTTTACAACTCTATAAAGCGACTTCAAAGCTATGGGCTCAAAAGCATAATCCACAATTACCTGAAATCCGAATTCTTCAGCTTCTTCTATAAACTCAAGCCTTCCAGGAACTCCAGCAAAATTCTTCACAGACTTGTTTATCTTTGACCAATCCACCATCAATTCTCTGGCCACAGAAACTGCAGATAAAATATTCAAAGCATTGTGTTCGCCAAAAAGTTTAGTATTAAATTTTTTATTGTTTATTTCAAATTCCAATCCTTTTTCAGTTGTCTCCACATTATCCAAAATAAATTCCTCTCCAAGATTTTTTACAAAAACTTTTTCTCCTTTTTTACCAAATCCAATCTTCTTTGAAAAATTAAAATTTACAAACTCACTAGCTTGTTTTATGTTTTCATTTACAAAAACTTTTTTATCTATTGGTTTACCTTTTAGAACTTTCGTTTCTTTATTTGCAGTATATTCAAAAAGTTTCAACTTTGCATTTTTATAGTTTTCAAAACTTCCGTGAGATTCTATATGTTCTGGATACAGATTTGTAAGCAAAACATAATCATAATTTATAAACTTATGACGATACTGGACTATTCCTTCTGAAGTTGTCTCAACAATTGCAATATCACATTTTTTATTTACCATTTCACGCAGATATTTTTGTATTTCAGTTTTTCCAAGCATGGTCATTTTTGTATCATTTAGCTTGTCTCGTCCAGCAACATAAAAATCTATAGTAGAAAGTGAGCCAACTACAAAACCAGAACTTTCCAAAAGTTGACGAAGTAAATAAGCAGTTGTAGATTTTCCACTTGTTCCTGTAATTCCAATTACTAACAATTCTTTTGAAGGATATTTGTATTTTATAGCTCCGTACCAAGCAAAAAATAAATGCCTAAGATTCAAAATATTTTTTGGTATAATTTTTTTTAATATTTTTTTCATAATAAAATTTACAAATCCTATTTAATTATGTAATACTATTAGTGTATCAATTTAAGTAAAAAAAAGAAACCCAAAAGGAGCGTAAAATGTCTATTCCTGTTTTTATTTTTAGAAACCAAGAACATTTTATAAAATATATCCAAAATATACTCCCCAAAAAAGATACAAAAACAACAAAAGATACTAACTTAAGTATAGATATTGACTTAAAACATGGTTTAAGTATTGGTGCAAAAAGGTTTAAAGATATACAAAAAAAACCTTATTATATTTTTACACATTATACTAATAACTTTGATGGTGTCGCAGGTAAACAGGCTATTGTAAAATTTATTTTCCATATTATAAGCCCAGATCAATACCGAGACTTAGTTCATTATCTTGAAGTTATGTTAGGACTTGAAGTGTATGAATATTCACACACAAAATAACCCGCAAATATAGCGGGTTTTTATTTGTTCTCAAAAAAATTATACAAATTTTTTATTTCCTCAAACTAAGTTCATAATTTACTTGCTCCAACTTTCTCACAGCATTTTTTGCCTGATCTAATTTATTACGAAGATAACTAGTCAAATTAAATTCTATTAACTCTCCAACTACTTCCTGAGCAGTCTCAACACATCGCTCAACCATTTCAAAATCTCTTTTAGTCGCAAACTTCACAGCATACCGCAAAAGCTCTCCTGGTACATCACAAAGACCTGCAATGTAAACATCGTCTGGAACATCCAATTGAATTCTTCCAAAATCTACTCCATTTATAAAATCAAAGAATAAAGTAGCTTCTACAAATTCCTCCATTCCAGCTTTATACGAACCCTGTCCTTCCAAAACATTTATATCAAACTTTTTCTGCAAATTTAACATTATATTTTCTGATTCTTTCATTTTATCTTCTGCGTCTTCTGCATCATCTCGATGAAGTGAGAAAATAGCCCGCTTTGCCAAATGCAGTGCATCTCCAGATTGTTTAATTATCTCTCTTCTCTCTGTATCTTTCTTTGTCATTCTCTCTTTTTTCTCCTCTATAAAATTCTTATCTATCATATTTTTTTCTTCTTCTAATTAAATAAATTGTTTTTATAAACTCTATCAAAAACACATTTACAAGTCCAAAAATTATTAAAATTGTCCATTCTTTTAGACCAATTGGGACTGTTTTTAACAAAATTTGAAGTGGTTTAAGATATACAGCAGCAATAAGCATCAACCATCCAAACAAGACAGCGAGATTTAAATACATATTGCCAAAAGGATTTCTCTCCCAAACATGATGACGCATACTTCTTACAGAAAAAATATAAAGAAGTGAATCTACAGCTAAACCAAGAAATACTATTGTGCGGGTTAGTTGTATATCTCCTGTAGTTTTCCAAAAGTACAAAAATATTCCCAAAAGCATTACATTTGCAACAATACTTATAATACCAATCATTGCCTTCATTTCACCATCAATTAATTTTTCATTTTTCCTCCTTGGTGGTTCTTTCATATTTTCCTTTTCTCCTTTATCAAAAGCTAGTGCCATGTTTGGAAATGAATCTTCAATAATATTTATCCACAAAATCTGTGCTGGTAAAATCGGCAGAGGTAAGCCAACCACCAAACTAACAGAAATAAGAGTAATCTCTGCAAAACTCCCAGAAAGTAGGTACAAAACAACTTTTTTTACATTTTGATAAATTGTCCTTCCTTCTTCTACAGAATAAACAATTGTACTAAAATTATCATCTAGCAATATCAAATCTGAAACTTCTTTTGCCACATCTGTCCCAGAACCAAGTGAAACCCCAATATCAGCACCTTTTAATGCTGGTGTGTCATTTACTCCGTCTCCTGTCATTGCTACTATTTCTCCATTCAATTGCAATGCTTTTACTATTCTCATTTTATCTCCTGGCTCAACTCTTGCAAAAATATTTACCTTTTCAATAACTTTTCTAAGTGTTTTGTCATCAATTTTCTGTAAATCATCTCCAGACAAAACACTCTCTTTTGATATATTTAAACCAATTTTTTCTCCTATCGCTCTAGCTGTTTCTATGTGGTCTCCTGTTATCATTATTACCCTTATCCCAGCTTCTTGTGTTATTTTAAAAGTTTCTATTACATCAGCTCTTATTGGGTCTGAAATACCAACCAAGCCAAGCAGTATTAAGTTTTTTGTATCTTTAAAACTTAACTCATCTTTATCTTTTGAAAAAGTTTTATAACCAACCGACAACACACGCAGGCCACGACTAGCCAATTCTTTATGCTTTTTCTCAAAAAACTTTCTTTTTTCTGCCGTCATTTTAAAAACCTTCTCTCCTTTTCTATAAAATTCTGCTTTTTTCAAAATTACCTCTGGTGCACCTTTTATATACATTGAAGTTTTACTTTTTTCAGACTGCAAAACAGCTATATATTTTGTCCTACTTTCAAAAGGTAGTTCGTCTAATCTATGATTTCTTTTTTCAAGCTTTACCTTGTCCAAACCTATTTTATGCCCAAAATGTAAAAATGCAGCGTCTGTTGTATCACCAATTACAGAAACTTTTTTACCAACACTTTTTTGCAAATATGCATCATTTGCAAAAATACCAGCAAGTAAAATAAAATAAGCCTCTTTATTTTTCTTTAAATTATATTCATTTTCTACATCAAAATCATTGTTAACCGTAGAAATCTGTGTCACAAACATTTTACCTTCTGTAAGTGTTCCTGTTTTGTCTGTACATATTACACTTACAGAACCTAGAGTTTCTGCTGATACAAGCCTACGCACCAAAGCTTTTTTCTTTAAAATCTTTTGCATTCCAATGGCCAAAATTACCGTCAAAGATATTACCAAACCTTCTGGAATTGCTGCTACTGCCATTGCTACAGAAACCTCAAAAAGCTCAACTATTTCATACTCTGCAAAAGGACTAAAAATACCAAGCAATATAACAGCAAAAGAAACTAATACAATTAAAATTCCAAGTGTTTTTGCCAATTTTCTAAGCTGTTCTTGAAGTGGAGTACCTACATCTTCTGTTTCTTTTACAAGTTGTGCTACTTTCCCTATTTCTGTATTTACACCAATAGATGTTACCACAACCCTGGCAACACCGCTCGCCACGATTGTTCCTTTGTGTACCATATTTCTTCTATCTGGAAGTCTTGTATCTTTTTCTATTTTTTCTATTGTCTTTTTTACTGGCTCCACCTCTCCAGTAAGTAATGCCTCGTTTACCTTTAAGTCTTTTTCTTGAATTATCCTTCCATCTGCCTGTATTTTATCTCCAGCATTCAAAATCAAAATATCACCAACTGTCACACTTTCACTATTTAAACTAACAACATTTCCACCACGCAAAACAACTGCCTTATACTTTATCATTGAACCAAGTTTTTGAAGTGCTCTATTAGCTTTGTCTTCCTGCACAAAGCCAATCACGGCATTTACAAGTGTTGTAATAAAAATAATTATCATGTCTGGATAATCCCCCAAAAAACCACTAATCGTTCCCGCTACAACCAAAATTATAATCAACGGACTTTTCCATTGATTCAAGAAAATCTTAAATCTGGAGATTCTTTCTCCAGCTGTAGAAAATTTATTTTTACCGTATTTTGCAATTCTTTTTTTCGCCTCATTATTGGATAAACCCTCTCTAGAACTGTTCAATTTCTTCAAAACATGTGCTATATTTTGTGCATGATGCATATTTTAACAAAAAAACTTGATTTTTTTCTATAAATAGTATATCATATTTAAGTCTATATTTTATAAAAGTGTGTAAATACTAAAAAGTGATAAATATTACAAAATGATCTGGTAGCTCAGTAGGTAGAGCAGCAGCCTTTTAAGCTGATGGTCGTGGGTTCGATCCCCACCCAGGTCACAAAAAAAACATCTTAATTGGTGTTTTTTTATTTTTAATGTAAAATAGATATAAATTCTACAAAGGAGGGAAAAATGGAAGCTGTAAGTATTAGTTCTGCAATTAATTCAATCTTAATAATCATTGGAATTCTGTATTTTACAGGAATTGCTCTTTACACATTTACAATATTAGTAGATAAATCAAAAAAGTTTACGCAAAGAAAAATATTAAAAGTAATGATTCTTTTTTCTATACCTTTATTTGTCATAACTTTTTCAAGTATCTCAATGTCAAGCTCTGGTGCAAGTATTTTTATATACTGTTCACTTTTTATCTTATCAATCTTTTTTGTAATAACTTGGCACAAAACATAGTAACAAAAAAGCACCTAAACTGGGTGCTTTTAATTTACAAAAATATAAAAAAATGGTAGTATGAAGTAGGTCTTATTTTTTTACACCCAAAAGGAGGTACAAATGTCTGAATTTCTAAATTCAATTGTAAATATTAATACCTACTCACTATTGCACTTTTTAGTTATAATTACTTTTATATTTATTATGATTTCAATAATTTGTCAGGTTTTTTTGAAAAAATATTATTATATACTTGTTATTTCAGTTTGTTCTACACTCTTGTTTTCTGTGATTACTTTTTCCACAGGACTTTATTATATGATATTCGACTTATCTTCAGAACTTAGTATTATGATATATGTAAGTTTAGTGCTTATTTTTATAAATATGATCATAAATGCTTTAAATATGAACTGGGTGTTAGATAAATATAAAAAGGTATAGAAACAGTAAAGCACCTAAATTAGGTGCTTTTTTAATTGACAAAATATCTAAAAAATGATAATGTAGTGTTTGAAAATAAACCAAAAAAATAGAGGAATACGCGTGAATTATCTAGAAATTCTAAAAACACTTATAATGTTTAGTTTATTTTCAATAGCACTGCACATTATATTTTATATGTTTTTTGCAGGAAATCCCTATTCAACATTTGGTAAATCTAACGCAACTTTGGAAAAAACATCCACATCTAGCACTTTGACAATCACAGGACTTACAAGTTTAGCCTGGATTTATCTAGCTTTTGTAGAAAAAATAGAGATGAGTACAAAAATTACAGCAATTTGCTTTATTATAATCTGTATTTTTTTTGGAATTTTAATATCCCAATCTAAAACATTTAAAAGTGATAATCCACGAAGCACCTAATTTAGGTGCTTTTTTAATTGACAGCTTTGATAAAAAAATATTATGCTAAATAGAGTTCTTTAACAAAGGAGTTCCCAATGAATGAGTTCATTTACAGATCGCTTTTTGTTGTTGCAGATTTTGCTTGCTTATTTACAATTGTTTTATTACTTCCATATTATGTTTATCCAAGAATAAAACTCAAACTTATTCCACGAGCTAAAAATTTAAAAGCATTATCTTTTTCTTCTTTTACAACAGCATTTCTATATTTTATATGTTTTCTAGAAAATTATACTTGGTATTTTCTACTTACTTCTATAATATTTATAGTCTCATCTATGTTTTTTATGGGGCAACTAATAGAATATAAACGCAAAACAACGGGTAAATAACCCGTTGTTTTTTTAAATTATTTATGTTTTATCTTCCAAACAGCTCATCTATAATACTAATTATATCTTTTTCTTTAGCGATTGGAAGTAAACTATTCAATCTCTCCCCCATTTCTTTCATTTTATTTTTATTTTGAAGTAAGTCTTTTATTACTTTTGCCAATTCTACTCCACTTATTAAATTATTATTAAAACTAAGTAAAGCACCGCTAGACGATAAAAATTTTACATTATCCTCTTGATGACCCTCGTTTGGAATTATAATTACTGCCTTTTTTAATGCTGCAACCTCAGTTAAAGTTCCAAAACCTCCACGCGCTACCACCAATTCAGAAATAGCATAAGCGTCTTTCATTTCTTCTGTAAAAAAATCAAATTGAAAATAATTTTCAAACTCTTTAAATTTTTCATTATCCTCACTTTTATTTTTTCCAGTCAAATGAATTATCTGGCATATTCCTTTTAAGTGTGGCAAAGACTCTATTACAAGCCTGTTTATTTTTAAAGATCCGGTTCCACCTCCCATTACAAAAACAACTGGCAAGTCTGATTTTAATCCAAAACCTTGAAAAACTTTTTCTTTATTACCAATTAAAATTTCTTCTCGAACAGGGTTTCCAAGCCACTCAACTTTTTTTGCAGAAAAATTTACAACTCCCTCCTCCAAAGCTGTGGTTATTTTTATTGCAAAAAATGACATTATTTTATTGGAAAGCCCAACTTTTACATCTTGCTGATGAATCCAAGTTGGAACTCCCATAATCCACGCTATGAAATGCACTGGAACAGAAACAAATCCGCCCGCAGAAATACACAAGTCTGGTTTTTCTTTCCACAAAATTTTGAATGACTGCAAAAAACCAAAACAAATTTTAAATAAATCTGTAAAATTCCAAAAAGACAGATAACGGCGAAATTTTCCAGAAGAAATAGCAAGAAATGGTATGTTATATTTTTTAACCAACTCTTTTTCTGGTCCAGTCTTTGTGCCAACCCAAACAAATTCTATTTTCTTATCTTTTTTTTCTAACACTTCTTTTATTGCAAGCAGTGGTGTTACTGGACCAAGTGTCCCGCCACCAGAAAAAATTATTTTCATAAACGATATTTAATTCTATTTTTTGATATATTTATAAGTATTCCAACCGAAGCCATAGAAATCATTAGTGCTGTCCCTCCATGGCTTACAAATGGAAGTGGCACACCAGTAAGTGGTACTAAACCAACCATTGCACCAATATTAAAAAAAGATTGGACTATAAACCATATCATTATTCCAAATACAAGAAATTTTGCAAAATCGTCGTGAGACTGTTTTGCAAGTTTTACCATACGAAAGCTTATTGCTACAAGTAAAATTATAAAAGCGACAACAATAACAAAGCCTAGTTCTTCTGCCATAATAGCAAAAATACTATCTGCGTGGACTTCTGGTAAATATTGAAATTTTTGCCTTGAGTGTCCAAGTCCAAAACCAAACCAACCTCCAGAACCTATTGCCAAAAAAGCCTGATTTATATGATAGCCTATTCCTTGCGGATCTAACTCTGGATGCATAAAAGTCATAAGTCTTTCTGCTCTGTGTGGCACGAGAGCTATCATAAGAATAAATGCACCAACCCCAGCAGACAAAAGTACTCCTAAATGGGAATATTTTGCACCAGCCAAAAATAGCATACCAAAAATTACTGCAAAAAGTATACTAGCTGTTCCAATATCTGGCTGAAATACAATAAGTCCGATTGGTAAAATACCTAAAAATAGAGCTGTCAAAAACCCTGTTTTAAATTTTTCTATAGAACTACCCAAATCAGCCAGATAACTTGCAAAGAAGATGATAGTCCCTAATTTTACAATTTCTGCAGGCTGAAAAGAAAAAGATCCGAACACAATCCAACTTTGTGCAGTAGTTCCAAAACTAGATCCCATTCCAGGAATTAAAACTAATATCACCAAAACCAAAGAGACAAAATAAATAAACAAAGACATCTTTTTCAAAAAAGTATATGGTATTTTACTCAACAAAATAAAAAGGAATAATCCAGGTAAAAAACCATACAAAATTTGTCTTTTTAGAAAAAAATAACCATCTCCAAACCTCTCAAACCCAACAACAGAACTTGCAGAAGCTAGCAAAATTAATCCAAAAAAAATAAGAACCCCAAAATATGACAAAAGAAGATAGTCTACTTTAGATTTATCTATTGCCATAAGCTAAAGATTCAAAAAAACTATCAATAATGTCGCCACTAGTAAAAAAACTTGGCAAATAAGATTTACAGCATTCAATATGTACGCTATAAATTTATCTTTATGAAACAAAACCCAACCTAAAATAAAATTTATAATTAGGATAAAAATTCCTGTAATTGGTAAATATAAAATATTCCACCACTCTCCTATTAAGTCTACACCAAATAATATGTTATAATGCAAAAAAATAGGATCTTGCTGTGGACCGAGAACATACAAAAGCCAAAACCACATAAATATGTTTACTAGCAACGACAAAATAACCATTGATAATATAGCTGGTTGTTTTATATAAAGTTTTAATGGGTAAGTTGTTCTAGCCATACAACTATTATATTTTATTAATAGGTTAAAGTAAAGAATTATGTATATAACTATAATCTCTGTTGGAAAACTAAAAGAAGAATATTGGAAAATTCTTTATGAAGAATATTTAAAAAGAATAAATCCTTATGCTAAAATAACTGTTAAAGAAGTTATTGGCGTTCCATTTCGCAATGGAGATAATTTAGAAAAAATAAAAGAAATAGAACTGACTGCAATAGAAAAACAAATAGAAAAAGATAGTTTTGTTATTTTTCTGAAAGAAAATGGAAAAGAATATTCTTCTGTTGAGTTTTCCAAATTTTTAGAAAAAAAAACTAGTACAGGACAACACATAACTTTTGTAATTGCTGGTGCACTCGGTTTTGCAGAAAAACACATAGATTTAGAAAACTCATCGCTTTCTTTATCTAAAATGACTTTTCCACACAAAATGGCTAGAATTGTACTTTTAGAGCAAATTTACAGAGCTATTACAATTAAAACTGGAAAAAAATATCATTATTAATATAATAACTTCGGACTTCGGTTAATTAAAAAAGATGGTCTAATTTTTCTGTCATCATAAGTTTGACTGCGGATCCAGAGTTTATGTCACTATTCTTTGGATTATTATATAAGTTTATATTTGTATTCTACATATTGCTATATAAAACAGTTTTTACTAGTATTCCCTGGATTCGAGATCTGAATCTGGAATGACAGACTTGTTTTTTATTAACTTCTAAATACTAATTATTAATTTAGCACCTTAAACCTTGACAAAAATGCTTATATATCCTATAATATGAGCACTTTAATAAACAACCGAAATAGATTTAATCTAATTTTATATGGCACATAAAAAGGCGGGTGGTTCCACCAGGCTGGGCCGTGATTCCAAAGCACAATACCTAGGGGTAAAAGTTGGCGACGGACAAACAGTCACAGCTGGAAGCGTATTGATACGCCAAAGAGGAACAAAATGGCACCCAGGTACAAATGTACGCAAAGGAAAAGATGACACACTTTTTGCAACTATTGCTGGAATTGTAAAATTTCAAAAGAAGAATAGAAGAAAGTTTGACGGATCACTGAAATTTACAACCTTTGTAAATATTTTAGAAACAAACAAAGAAGAAAAATAAACTTCGCTCCACGAAGTATTATTAAAAAACTACGGCTTATTTGCCGTAGTTTTATTTTAGTTTCTGTGCTTTTCATCAGCAATTTTTAAGTTTTCTCCAAAACCCAGAAACTCGTAAAGATTAGTTTCCATATCATTTCCTTCCAATTCTAATGCCCAAGTCTTTGACCAAAATCTATCACCATCCTCATCCACTTTTATGACAAGCTGATCTTTTGGTGGTTTTAAAAATTGTGGTTTATTTTCTAAAACCTCCTTTCTATCATA from Candidatus Magasanikbacteria bacterium includes the following:
- a CDS encoding peptidylprolyl isomerase; its protein translation is MEKEEKVVSKKVVSPVSLKNKKFFLMGIAGVFVLVFFLSLIFVIRGVYNLQDNTMVRAFSKSLNIPVASINGLNISYYDYIEDIRTLKLFYSQQPEGFPPVSDDDVSNQVLERLLANRFVANFAKENDVEVTDEEVANVKKELVLQFASEEEAEKNLKEKYGWDLDTYTKKIITPIVLEQKVAKFFAESTNEEWAEFGDEEVKARHILFQVGDPETSATVKAQANSILKRVLAGEDFGTLAEEFGSDGTSKTGGDLGWFGRGMMVKEFEKAVYALNVGEVDTNLVETQFGFHIIRLDERRSTRNFAAFLDAKIKEADIKITLPVNTPFNNLQEGTDKEPEVSTETEESSSESES
- a CDS encoding septum formation initiator family protein, whose translation is MRRKSGKLWSGFFATKLFLFGLILIVCFVFFVYAKGFYQDFKIKREIESLEKEIAGLESKKLESMEILSYVMSNSFVEEKARTELNMQEEGEKIVFFNNHEDFENENKNEYDTENRKVLHNPLKWWYYFTNKSIE
- the murE gene encoding UDP-N-acetylmuramyl-tripeptide synthetase, which gives rise to MKKILKKIIPKNILNLRHLFFAWYGAIKYKYPSKELLVIGITGTSGKSTTAYLLRQLLESSGFVVGSLSTIDFYVAGRDKLNDTKMTMLGKTEIQKYLREMVNKKCDIAIVETTSEGIVQYRHKFINYDYVLLTNLYPEHIESHGSFENYKNAKLKLFEYTANKETKVLKGKPIDKKVFVNENIKQASEFVNFNFSKKIGFGKKGEKVFVKNLGEEFILDNVETTEKGLEFEINNKKFNTKLFGEHNALNILSAVSVARELMVDWSKINKSVKNFAGVPGRLEFIEEAEEFGFQVIVDYAFEPIALKSLYRVVKVLKPKRIIHVCGSAGGGRDRSRRGPIGELVGRNADICIVTNEDPYDEDPMEIIKQVSGGAKKSGKKLDKNLFEILDRGEAIQKAVNLVKKGDLILVTGKGSEQAIVVENGKKIDWDDREVIKKELRFKK
- a CDS encoding HAD-IC family P-type ATPase; the encoded protein is MHHAQNIAHVLKKLNSSREGLSNNEAKKRIAKYGKNKFSTAGERISRFKIFLNQWKSPLIIILVVAGTISGFLGDYPDMIIIFITTLVNAVIGFVQEDKANRALQKLGSMIKYKAVVLRGGNVVSLNSESVTVGDILILNAGDKIQADGRIIQEKDLKVNEALLTGEVEPVKKTIEKIEKDTRLPDRRNMVHKGTIVASGVARVVVTSIGVNTEIGKVAQLVKETEDVGTPLQEQLRKLAKTLGILIVLVSFAVILLGIFSPFAEYEIVELFEVSVAMAVAAIPEGLVISLTVILAIGMQKILKKKALVRRLVSAETLGSVSVICTDKTGTLTEGKMFVTQISTVNNDFDVENEYNLKKNKEAYFILLAGIFANDAYLQKSVGKKVSVIGDTTDAAFLHFGHKIGLDKVKLEKRNHRLDELPFESRTKYIAVLQSEKSKTSMYIKGAPEVILKKAEFYRKGEKVFKMTAEKRKFFEKKHKELASRGLRVLSVGYKTFSKDKDELSFKDTKNLILLGLVGISDPIRADVIETFKITQEAGIRVIMITGDHIETARAIGEKIGLNISKESVLSGDDLQKIDDKTLRKVIEKVNIFARVEPGDKMRIVKALQLNGEIVAMTGDGVNDTPALKGADIGVSLGSGTDVAKEVSDLILLDDNFSTIVYSVEEGRTIYQNVKKVVLYLLSGSFAEITLISVSLVVGLPLPILPAQILWINIIEDSFPNMALAFDKGEKENMKEPPRRKNEKLIDGEMKAMIGIISIVANVMLLGIFLYFWKTTGDIQLTRTIVFLGLAVDSLLYIFSVRSMRHHVWERNPFGNMYLNLAVLFGWLMLIAAVYLKPLQILLKTVPIGLKEWTILIIFGLVNVFLIEFIKTIYLIRRRKKYDR
- a CDS encoding UDP-N-acetylglucosamine--N-acetylmuramyl-(pentapeptide) pyrophosphoryl-undecaprenol N-acetylglucosamine transferase, with translation MKIIFSGGGTLGPVTPLLAIKEVLEKKDKKIEFVWVGTKTGPEKELVKKYNIPFLAISSGKFRRYLSFWNFTDLFKICFGFLQSFKILWKEKPDLCISAGGFVSVPVHFIAWIMGVPTWIHQQDVKVGLSNKIMSFFAIKITTALEEGVVNFSAKKVEWLGNPVREEILIGNKEKVFQGFGLKSDLPVVFVMGGGTGSLKINRLVIESLPHLKGICQIIHLTGKNKSEDNEKFKEFENYFQFDFFTEEMKDAYAISELVVARGGFGTLTEVAALKKAVIIIPNEGHQEDNVKFLSSSGALLSFNNNLISGVELAKVIKDLLQNKNKMKEMGERLNSLLPIAKEKDIISIIDELFGR
- the ftsW gene encoding putative lipid II flippase FtsW gives rise to the protein MAIDKSKVDYLLLSYFGVLIFFGLILLASASSVVGFERFGDGYFFLKRQILYGFLPGLFLFILLSKIPYTFLKKMSLFIYFVSLVLVILVLIPGMGSSFGTTAQSWIVFGSFSFQPAEIVKLGTIIFFASYLADLGSSIEKFKTGFLTALFLGILPIGLIVFQPDIGTASILFAVIFGMLFLAGAKYSHLGVLLSAGVGAFILMIALVPHRAERLMTFMHPELDPQGIGYHINQAFLAIGSGGWFGFGLGHSRQKFQYLPEVHADSIFAIMAEELGFVIVVAFIILLVAISFRMVKLAKQSHDDFAKFLVFGIMIWFIVQSFFNIGAMVGLVPLTGVPLPFVSHGGTALMISMASVGILINISKNRIKYRL
- a CDS encoding 23S rRNA (pseudouridine(1915)-N(3))-methyltransferase RlmH, whose amino-acid sequence is MYITIISVGKLKEEYWKILYEEYLKRINPYAKITVKEVIGVPFRNGDNLEKIKEIELTAIEKQIEKDSFVIFLKENGKEYSSVEFSKFLEKKTSTGQHITFVIAGALGFAEKHIDLENSSLSLSKMTFPHKMARIVLLEQIYRAITIKTGKKYHY